Proteins encoded in a region of the Zea mays cultivar B73 chromosome 4, Zm-B73-REFERENCE-NAM-5.0, whole genome shotgun sequence genome:
- the LOC118477010 gene encoding uncharacterized protein yields the protein MEVVKLGITTQTWPDLVGYPVVDAVNIIRQDNPNITEVRVLPPDGVPSPLQDGTVRVCIYNDIVNGQAVVVNPAPYIG from the coding sequence ATGGAGGTCGTCAAGCTTGGTATAACGACCCAAACATGGCCTGATCTGGTTGGCTACCCCGTTGTAGATGCGGTTAACATTATCCGTCAAGATAATCCCAATATAACCGAAGTTCGAGTACTCCCTCCAGATGGGGTCCCGTCTCCACTCCAAGATGGTACCGTACGTGTTTGTATCTACAACGACATCGTCAATGGTCAGGCTGTTGTGGTTAACCCAGCACCATATATTGGCTAG